A genomic region of Papaver somniferum cultivar HN1 chromosome 7, ASM357369v1, whole genome shotgun sequence contains the following coding sequences:
- the LOC113294224 gene encoding uncharacterized protein LOC113294224, translating to MPLTPEEIKNDVFQMDGKKDPGPDGFTGLFYQKHWDIVGDAVVDMTQTCFRTGNIAKVFNHTNITLIPKVPLAELCVSTVSYSILLNGIPTGFFQPERGLRQGDPLSPYLYIICSEALSSYIDSLQKKGVVEGIKVCKDSPEMTHLLFADDSLLKIPEHRKALLANILDIQSRDLGEKYLGTPTVFQASKIQTHKGILQAIDARISIWLHKLLSQAARTTLIKHIGQAIPLFQMRAFLIPKHICKQMDSHLCKFWWGETLDPKDRKLHFLGWDILCSPKAEGGLGFRKAELNNLAMLARNAWRILENPNCLLVTVLEAKYFPRTDFLNAK from the exons ATGCCTCTTACTCCAGAGGAAATTAAGAATGATGTTTTCCAAATGGATGGGAAGAAGGACCCTGGTCCTGATGGATTCACTGGCCTTTTTTATCAAAAGCATTGGGATATTGTGGGAGATGCTGTTGTTGATATGACTCAAACCTGCTTTAGAACTGGTAACATTGCTAAGGTTTTCAATCATACCAACATAACTCTCATTCCCAAAGTCCCTCTTGCTGAATTG TGTGTTTCTACTGTGTCTTACTCTATCCTTCTTAATGGTATCCCCACTGGTTTCTTTCAACCTGAAAGAGGGCTAAGACAGGGAGACCCACTTTCTCCCTATCTTTACATCATCTGTTCGGAGGCCCTCTCTTCTTACATTGATAGCCTCCAGAAGAAGGGGGTTGTAGAAGGCATTAAAGTGTGTAAAGATTCTCCTGAAATGACTCAtcttttgtttgctgatgattctctCTT GAAGATTCCTGAACATAGGAAAGCTCTTTTGGCTAATATCTTAGATATCCAAAGCAGagatttaggagaaaaatatcttggcactcCCACTGTGTTCCAAGCTTCCAAAATCCAGACCCATAAGGGTATTCTCCAAGCCATTGATGCCAGGATTTCTATCTGGCTTCATAAGCTATTATCTCAAGCTGCTAGAACTACTCTAATCAAGCACATAGGCCAAGCTATTCCTCTCTTTCAAATGAGAGCTTTTCTTATTCCAAAACATATTTGTAAGCAAATGGATTCTCATCTCTGCAAGTTCTGGTGGGGTGAAACTTTAGATCCTAAGGATAGAAAGCTGCACTTCCTTGGGTGGGATATTTTATGCTCCCCCAAAGCTGAAGGAGGTCTGGGATTCAGAAAGGCTGAATTAAACAACCTAGCAATGCTTGCTAGGAATGCCTGGAGAATCTTAGAAAATCCTAATTGTTTACTGGTCACTGTTCTTGAGGCCAAATATTTTCCTAGAACTGATTTTTTGAATGCTAAATGA
- the LOC113294226 gene encoding F-box protein At3g26010-like codes for MGCCSSSYSSIKKFDGNDITEDIWFEIFLHLYHYEIFKFRCVSKLWFSILSNPNFMNKWYKHNNVSLPWVLVSYADKLDNKLRRFLAIAYSDPQFISRDRTDFLFHFGSQHSSYWNDQLFIIGSSCGLVLWTKNIYNKITYYVCEPITKQWISLPPPPQRENNCSVTGIICDECFSSSPHSRSYKVIRIPKFAAAKEFKVEVFCSELGEWNMYDVSCPEYVTWDNSLYGNHFTHNGVLYWFQQRNRNILAVCVNGNTNHGTHGNDCMLINMPDRAVDGDINYFSECLVQSEGLICFARFKVTERSLSVWVLDGGWYMLHKDIRIQDRLEGENGFNLITEIEVVGMSPVDKNVVILGSEKYIWAYNTKTRVYEQECHPGKSKKTTLATSIKQMRQYFRDLIGVNYYLMDIEI; via the coding sequence ATGGGTTGCTGTTCTTCTTCATATTCATCCATTAAAAAATTTGACGGAAACGATATAACGGAGGATATTTGGTTTGAAATCTTTCTTCATCTTTATCATTATGAAATCTTCAAATTCAGGTGCGTTTCAAAGTTATGGTTTTCAAtactctcaaaccctaatttcatgaaCAAGTGGTATAAACACAACAATGTATCACTCCCATGGGTATTGGTTAGTTATGCTGATAAATTGGATAACAAATTGAGAAGATTTTTAGCGATTGCATATAGTGATCCACAATTTATATCTAGAGATCGAACTGATTTTTTGTTTCACTTTGGAAGTCAACATTCCTCATATTGGAATGACCAGTTATTCATCATAGGTTCAAGCTGTGGTTTAGTTCTGTGGACAAAAAACATTTATAACAAGATTACTTATTATGTTTGTGAACCAATCACAAAACAATGGATATCACTTCCTCCGCCACCACAAAGAGAAAATAATTGCTCAGTGACTGgtatcatatgtgatgaatgtttttCATCTTCACCACATTCTAGGAGTTATAAGGTCATCCGTATACCAAAGTTTGCAGCAGCAAAAGAATTTAAAGTTGAAGTGTTTTGTTCTGAATTGGGTGAATGGAATATGTATGATGTTTCATGTCCTGAATATGTTACTTGGGATAACTCCCTTTATGGCAATCACTTCACCCATAATGGTGTTCTCTACTGGTTTCAACAGCGAAACCGCAATATTTTAGCTGTGTGTGTTAATGGGAACACCAACCATGGAACCCATGGCAATGACTGCATGTTAATTAATATGCCTGACAGAGCAGTGGATGGTGATATCAACTATTTCAGTGAATGTCTTGTGCAGTCGGAAGGATTGATCTGTTTCGCTAGGTTCAAGGTAACGGAGAGGAGTTTGAGTGTCTGGGTGCTTGATGGAGGCTGGTATATGTTGCACAAGGATATTAGAATTCAAGATCGGTTAGAAGGAGAAAATGGGTTTAATTTGATTACAGAAATTGAGGTTGTAGGTATGAGTCCAGTTGACAAAAATGTGGTTATACTTGGTTCCGAGAAGTACATTTGGGCATATAACACTAAGACCAGGGTATATGAACAAGAATGTCATCCTGGTAAGAGTAAGAAGACTACCTTAGCAACTTCTATAAAACAAATGCGACAATACTTCCGCGACCTTATTGGAGTGAACTACTATCTTATGGATATTGAAATATGA